Genomic window (candidate division KSB1 bacterium):
CGTCGACATGTGTTGCTGTGCTCACCGCTACCTTGCCGCTGTGGCTGTCGGGGCAGAGCTCCTCGCAGGTGCTGTCGGAGCTGGAGCGGGACCTTGCAGCGTTGGTGAGCGAAGCCAAGCCGTCAGTGGTTTCGGTGTCCGGAAAGGTAGTCGCCCGCTACGAGAATAGTCGAGAAGGGGGATTCCTCGGCCTCTGGGGACAGAAGAAGGAGCGGCGGACGGTCACGTTTCACAACGTTGGGTCGGGGTTGGTGGTGGACGACTCAGGCCATGTGGTGACTCGCAGTAGTGTGGTGGCAGAGGCCGAGGAGATTATGGTGCGGCTGTGTGATGGCCGGGCTGTGGCAGCTGAGTGCGTAGGGGTTGATCATAGCAGTGGCCTTGCTGTGGTGCGTATCCCGCCACGATGGGCCAAAGCCGCACGCCTTGGTTCTACTCAGAACCTCCAGGCGGGCTCGTGGGTGACCGTGATTGGCAACCCCTTTGGCATGGCGCCCAGTATCTCGTTTGGGCTGGTGGATGGGTTACGACAGGACGGCTTGATGCGCGTGTCTGGCTCGGTGGCCGCCGGGAGTGCAGGCAGCCCGGTCTTCAACACCAGAGGCGAGGTGGTGGGGATTGTGGCTGCGGCAGTGGACGTACGCGCCTCTGGCAAGGCTCTCTTGGCAGCGGGGGAAGTGCCGGCCTATCTTCTTGCCTACCCCATCGAGGAAGTGAAGAATGTGGTGCGGCGCATCATCGAGCTTGATGGGGTGGGAGACGGCTGGCTGGGAATTACAGTTATTTCGAAGGACTCGGCGGACCGGCCCACGGTCGCTTCGGTGGAGCCAGGCGGTCCCGCCCATCAGGCTGGGCTCTTGGCTGGGGATGTGCTGGTGCGCTTTGAAGGTCAGGAGCTTCCCAGCAGCGAATTTGCCGCCCGGACCGTGCGCGCCACGCCACCAGGCTCGACCGTGATGATCGAAGTGGAACGCAATGGGCGCCTACTCCCCTTGCGCGTGACCGTAGGGCAGCGACCCGCAATGCACCGGCCACCCTCGATCCTGGGCGCTGAGCCGTTCTCTCGACCCCTCGACGCATTCCCAACCGATCTGGCCCGAACCTCCCCTGAGGAGCGGCGCCTGGAAGAAACCGTGCGTCTCTTACAGCGGAGATTGGTGGAGCTGGAAAGAGAAATCCGCGCTCTGCGCCGTTCTGTACCTCGACACTAAGCGCTGACGCGACCCCTGAGTTATCTCCGTGCCCGCTTCTTTTCTGTTGTTTCTTTGCCCTCAGTTTTATATATTCGCCACCGCCCGTTAAGCGGGGCATGCTCTGCTCCCAGGACGGGCCACCGGTGACTCTCGCAATATGCAACGATTCGACGTCCAGGAGGTCTTTCATGGCTAAAGACAGGAGTTTTGCTACTAAGGTCGCAAAGGCGAAAATGGAGTTCGGGAAGCGCTGCCCGAAGTGTGGCGACCTCGTGGTGCCTCATATGGTGGTGTTCAGCGAACAGCGAGGCCGGAGCGGGGCCTGGCGCTTTTCTCAGCGGGTGGTAGGACTTTGCAAGTGCACCCAGAAAGAGATCCTCGGGTAGAGCCGCGTGCTGAGTCAAACAGTGGCGGGTTCGCAGCCTAGGAGGCTAGTGCTGGCGACTCGTAACAGAGACAAGATACGTGAAATGTGCCAACTGCTGGCCGACAACGGATGGGAGATTCTTTCGTTGGACCAGTTCCGGGATGCGCCCGAAGTGGTTGAGGACGGTGCTACCATTGAGGCGAACGCAACGAAAAAGGCTTTGACAGTGGCGCAGTTTACGGGCCTTCCGGCTCTGGCTGATGACACGGCTCTGGAGGTCGACTGCTTGGGGGGAGCACCGGGTGTCTACTCCAGCCGCTACGCGGGGCCCGATGCTAGCTACGCGGACAATGTATTGAAGCTGCTTCGTGCGCTTGAGGGTGTTCCGGAGGAGGATCGGCTGGCGCGGTTCCGGTGCGTCATTGCCATTGCCGAGGGCGAACGCGTGAGGACGGTGGAAGGTGTATGCGAGGGGCGCATTACCACCGAGCCCAGGGGGGACGGAGGTTTCGGGTACGACCCGGTGTTCTTGGTCCCTGATCTCGGCAAGACTTTCGCCGAGATGACGCCGGCACAGAAGAACGCTATCAGCCACAGGGGGAAGGCTTTGCAGAAGGCCAAGGCTTTGCTGGCCACGTGGGGGGCAGAGGAGAACTCGGACTAAGGACCGGTTCAGTTGGTCTAATTCGAGGGGTTTCATCGGCAGGGCATAGCAGTGCGGGGCGTGGCGCAGTTCGGCTAGCGCGCCTGCTTTGGGAGCAGGAGGTCCCGAGTTCAAATCTCGGCGCCCCGACAAGACACTGGATAGAGCTAAAGCCAGCCCTTACGAGAAGAGGCCCGCTTCGTGGAAGCGGGCCTCTGTTATTAGCTGGCGGACAAGAGTATGTGCGGGAAACGGCCGTTATTTTCGGCCTGATGCTAGTAGCTCAGAACTCCACCGTTACGCCCAATTGCACGGTGAGCAAATCGGTAGTGGACTCTTTTGTGTCGTAGACCAGAGTGTCGTCCACCCTGCGAATGGAGCCCTTCTTTAAGTATCGCGCCTGGCCTCCCACCATGTACCGTATCCTCGAATCTACAAGCAGGTTGTAGATCCCCTGTTTGCCCTTCTTGCTCTCCTTCCTCCCCTCGTAGACCTTCACCATGATTCCGGCGCCGCCCCCGTAGCTGAGTGCGGTGTCGCTCATGTTGTTGGTGCTTATCTCATCATTATCATCACCACTGTGCCAGCCGTCCACTTCCCGGATGCTGGTGTCGGTAGTGAGGTGATTCAAGCCAAATGCCGCCTCTAAGTAGGGTCTGACTGGGCCACCTTTGTGTTGGACGCGCGCTATGAGGTGGGCCTGAATGATGGCGTTGGTCGTGCTGACATCCACGGGAAAATCGGCCACGCTGGTCTTGACGATTTCTCTCCT
Coding sequences:
- a CDS encoding S1C family serine protease; translated protein: MKWFTSTCVAVLTATLPLWLSGQSSSQVLSELERDLAALVSEAKPSVVSVSGKVVARYENSREGGFLGLWGQKKERRTVTFHNVGSGLVVDDSGHVVTRSSVVAEAEEIMVRLCDGRAVAAECVGVDHSSGLAVVRIPPRWAKAARLGSTQNLQAGSWVTVIGNPFGMAPSISFGLVDGLRQDGLMRVSGSVAAGSAGSPVFNTRGEVVGIVAAAVDVRASGKALLAAGEVPAYLLAYPIEEVKNVVRRIIELDGVGDGWLGITVISKDSADRPTVASVEPGGPAHQAGLLAGDVLVRFEGQELPSSEFAARTVRATPPGSTVMIEVERNGRLLPLRVTVGQRPAMHRPPSILGAEPFSRPLDAFPTDLARTSPEERRLEETVRLLQRRLVELEREIRALRRSVPRH
- a CDS encoding XTP/dITP diphosphatase, which produces MLATRNRDKIREMCQLLADNGWEILSLDQFRDAPEVVEDGATIEANATKKALTVAQFTGLPALADDTALEVDCLGGAPGVYSSRYAGPDASYADNVLKLLRALEGVPEEDRLARFRCVIAIAEGERVRTVEGVCEGRITTEPRGDGGFGYDPVFLVPDLGKTFAEMTPAQKNAISHRGKALQKAKALLATWGAEENSD